From the Syntrophorhabdaceae bacterium genome, one window contains:
- the trxB gene encoding thioredoxin-disulfide reductase, whose translation MGEFHEAVIIGGGPAGLTAGLYLMRAGIDALLLEKVILGGAPLNTWQIENYPGFPEGISGRELMNRFSAQAKAFGLKIKEFAQVEQVSMDKGLFTIKTDSDVYEAKGMIVATGTESVKLGIPGEDIFIGRGISYCATCDGMFFKNLEVAVIGGGDAAIEEGLSLANLVRKIYLIHRRDTLRAQKILQERAFKNPKFEFLWNKKPIEFKGKEQIESIVLEDTKDGSHSELKIDGVFVYAGSRPDVGFLGDLIEKDNGGFIITDEQLATKTRGIFAAGDVRKKTLRQVSTAVGDGALAAYELERFILETRT comes from the coding sequence ATGGGTGAATTCCATGAGGCTGTCATAATAGGAGGAGGACCTGCGGGATTGACGGCTGGTTTATACCTTATGAGGGCAGGAATAGATGCATTACTTTTAGAAAAGGTCATATTAGGAGGCGCACCTTTAAATACCTGGCAGATAGAGAATTATCCTGGTTTCCCTGAGGGTATTTCAGGAAGGGAACTTATGAACAGGTTTTCTGCCCAAGCAAAGGCATTTGGCTTAAAGATAAAAGAATTTGCCCAGGTGGAACAGGTATCAATGGATAAAGGTTTATTTACCATAAAGACTGACTCTGATGTTTATGAGGCAAAGGGGATGATCGTTGCTACAGGCACCGAATCGGTTAAGCTTGGTATTCCAGGAGAAGACATATTCATCGGGAGGGGCATATCATACTGTGCTACATGTGATGGTATGTTTTTTAAAAATCTTGAGGTTGCAGTCATTGGTGGTGGAGATGCTGCCATAGAGGAAGGTCTATCCCTTGCCAATTTAGTTCGTAAAATCTATTTGATTCATAGAAGAGATACGCTAAGGGCACAGAAGATACTTCAGGAAAGGGCATTTAAAAACCCTAAATTTGAATTTTTATGGAATAAAAAACCGATAGAATTTAAAGGAAAAGAACAGATAGAATCAATTGTCTTGGAAGATACAAAAGATGGCAGTCATTCTGAACTCAAGATAGACGGTGTTTTTGTATATGCAGGTTCAAGGCCTGATGTGGGTTTTCTGGGCGACCTTATTGAAAAGGATAATGGAGGATTTATCATCACAGACGAACAGCTTGCTACGAAGACAAGGGGTATATTTGCAGCTGGTGATGTGAGAAAGAAGACGTTGAGACAGGTATCCACGGCAGTGGGCGATGGCGCACTGGCTGCTTATGAAC
- a CDS encoding FecR family protein has protein sequence MKTFFLCIFLITIITAPCLGDPIGRFTDVKGDVSLKRIKTFIRPNINDSVEIKDLLVTGEIARTKLMLIDSSLLTIGSNTKVEITDFLLDRNTRKGVILVKTGAIHAKAEKFFDPNSRFEIRTPTAVIGARGTEWFTASSEKEETIIFSISETVSVYNPAYPNQPVDIKEGFFTKVEAGKLPKKPEAYCPSDLYAIMKQWGAEEGLKNKKIQINQDYCVKVR, from the coding sequence ATGAAAACCTTTTTTCTTTGTATCTTCCTGATTACTATAATTACAGCCCCTTGTCTTGGAGATCCAATTGGCAGATTTACTGATGTAAAAGGCGATGTATCTCTCAAAAGAATTAAAACTTTTATAAGACCCAATATAAATGATTCTGTTGAGATTAAAGACCTTCTTGTCACCGGTGAGATAGCAAGGACAAAATTAATGCTCATTGATAGTAGCCTTTTGACCATTGGCAGCAATACAAAGGTTGAGATTACAGATTTTCTATTAGATAGAAACACAAGAAAAGGCGTAATTCTCGTAAAAACTGGTGCAATCCATGCAAAGGCAGAGAAATTTTTTGACCCCAATTCGAGATTTGAGATAAGGACTCCTACAGCAGTAATAGGTGCCAGGGGAACAGAATGGTTTACAGCATCGTCTGAGAAAGAAGAAACGATCATATTCTCTATCTCTGAAACAGTGAGTGTATATAATCCAGCATATCCAAATCAGCCTGTTGACATTAAAGAGGGATTTTTCACAAAAGTAGAGGCAGGAAAATTGCCAAAAAAGCCAGAAGCATATTGTCCTTCAGACCTCTATGCAATCATGAAACAATGGGGTGCAGAAGAGGGATTAAAAAATAAAAAAATACAAATAAATCAGGATTATTGTGTCAAGGTCAGATAA
- a CDS encoding 4Fe-4S binding protein, with product MVPFIDKDKCTGCGNCFEVCPPAAISIKDGLAHIEAEFCEECGFCAASCPVEAIIIKFPTFL from the coding sequence ATGGTTCCATTCATCGATAAAGATAAGTGTACAGGATGCGGCAACTGCTTTGAGGTATGCCCACCAGCGGCAATTTCCATAAAAGACGGTTTAGCCCACATCGAAGCTGAATTTTGTGAAGAGTGCGGTTTCTGTGCAGCCTCATGTCCTGTAGAGGCAATAATAATAAAATTTCCTACATTTCTATAA
- a CDS encoding FAD-dependent oxidoreductase, whose amino-acid sequence MKERYPYIFSQGKIGSLITKNRIKYAATETNFPYGDGYVSEREIAYMEAQAKGGAGIVTTQGAYPDPKGEGKGFKGMMAIYDDRFIPGLARIADVIKKNGALSCIQILHCGREGGVELDYCLMPSIVPQRLSYFKKPREITKDEIKQAVKDHIQAARRAVDAGFDMIELSGIVGYLLSTFISSYTNKRTDEYGGSIKDRCRLMVEVIQGVKTQVGERVPVGIRLCGIELLDDRGGNTFEESIESFKIAEEAGADYLSVTIGWHESSIPVITRDVPMGHWLYVAGEIKKHVHVPVMMAFRQFLPHIPEKAIGDGIIDFWEACRPMIADPEMPNKIASGREEEIIPCIACNLCFSRLYYHQPIMCSVRPSLGHEGELEWGYYGFKRVDRPKNIIVVGGGPSGLQFASVAAKRGHKIKLFEKDDALGGDTILASKIDSGEEELLRPIRYLEGECRRAGVEIKTGVLVTSEILMRENADAIVVANGAKTRRFKDASDNLVWTYKDILGEGKKPPKKSVIIDGCGVGLAVAVFLSRQGGFELTIIEEGNRLGRDMNPFYLWRFIQILKRNMVNILTGSKIIDVKDKTLTVKSSKGKIRVDFEGLILAGRESSVEDFSGIKAYSKELYFIGDAKKPRRLNNAIHDGFRLGMVI is encoded by the coding sequence ATGAAAGAGAGATACCCCTATATATTTTCTCAAGGCAAAATAGGTAGTCTTATTACAAAGAACAGGATCAAATACGCAGCCACAGAGACGAATTTTCCATATGGTGATGGATATGTAAGCGAAAGAGAGATTGCTTACATGGAGGCACAGGCAAAAGGTGGGGCAGGTATTGTAACCACCCAGGGAGCATATCCTGACCCAAAAGGAGAGGGTAAGGGCTTTAAAGGTATGATGGCAATATATGATGACAGGTTTATACCAGGTCTTGCCCGAATAGCAGATGTGATAAAAAAGAACGGTGCATTATCATGCATCCAAATACTCCATTGCGGAAGAGAAGGAGGGGTAGAGCTTGATTATTGTCTTATGCCGTCTATAGTGCCTCAAAGGCTATCGTATTTCAAAAAACCACGAGAGATAACAAAGGATGAGATAAAGCAGGCAGTTAAAGATCATATCCAGGCTGCAAGAAGAGCTGTAGATGCAGGATTTGATATGATTGAGCTCTCTGGGATTGTGGGATATCTACTATCTACATTCATATCGAGCTATACAAACAAAAGAACAGATGAATACGGGGGTTCAATAAAGGATAGATGCAGGCTTATGGTGGAGGTGATCCAGGGTGTAAAGACACAGGTAGGAGAAAGAGTCCCTGTAGGCATAAGGTTATGTGGTATTGAGCTTCTTGATGACAGGGGAGGAAATACATTTGAAGAAAGCATAGAGAGCTTTAAGATAGCAGAGGAGGCAGGCGCAGATTATCTAAGCGTAACCATAGGATGGCATGAATCATCTATACCTGTTATAACAAGGGATGTGCCTATGGGCCACTGGCTCTATGTTGCCGGAGAGATAAAAAAGCATGTCCATGTCCCTGTAATGATGGCATTCCGTCAGTTTTTACCCCATATACCCGAGAAGGCCATAGGCGATGGAATAATAGATTTCTGGGAGGCATGCAGGCCCATGATTGCAGACCCGGAAATGCCTAATAAAATAGCCTCAGGGAGAGAAGAAGAGATCATCCCATGTATTGCCTGTAATCTTTGTTTTTCAAGACTCTATTATCATCAGCCAATTATGTGTTCTGTAAGGCCATCCCTTGGCCATGAAGGAGAGCTTGAATGGGGATACTATGGTTTTAAAAGGGTGGATAGGCCTAAAAACATAATAGTTGTAGGCGGTGGTCCTTCAGGCCTTCAGTTTGCTTCAGTAGCTGCAAAGAGGGGACACAAGATTAAACTCTTTGAAAAAGATGATGCCCTTGGAGGAGATACTATCCTTGCCTCTAAGATAGACTCAGGTGAGGAAGAGCTTTTAAGGCCTATAAGGTATCTTGAAGGTGAATGCAGAAGGGCAGGCGTGGAGATAAAAACAGGGGTCCTTGTAACATCAGAGATACTAATGAGAGAGAATGCAGATGCAATAGTTGTGGCAAATGGTGCAAAGACAAGAAGATTTAAGGATGCATCGGACAACTTGGTCTGGACATATAAGGACATATTAGGAGAAGGTAAAAAACCACCTAAAAAGAGTGTAATCATAGATGGCTGTGGTGTTGGTCTTGCAGTCGCAGTATTTCTTTCAAGACAAGGGGGGTTCGAGCTTACAATCATAGAAGAAGGAAATCGTTTGGGAAGGGATATGAACCCCTTTTATCTGTGGAGGTTTATCCAGATTTTAAAAAGAAATATGGTTAATATACTGACTGGTTCAAAAATAATAGATGTGAAAGACAAAACCTTAACTGTAAAATCATCAAAAGGTAAAATCAGAGTGGATTTTGAAGGTTTAATCTTAGCTGGCCGAGAAAGCAGTGTAGAAGATTTTAGCGGTATTAAGGCTTATTCAAAAGAGTTATATTTCATAGGTGATGCAAAAAAGCCAAGAAGATTAAACAATGCAATCCATGACGGATTTCGATTAGGGATGGTTATATAA
- a CDS encoding tetratricopeptide repeat protein, producing MKQFRNPEFAKAYYQRGINFFEKGDLDQAIDNFLKAVRLDPEFIDLLINLGKAFLQKSDAKKAIDYFSKAIKIEPERWEIFLLRAEAYARIGDFTHEIADYTAAIRLKPDDPGIYGKRATVFMQTKRYEDAIKDYTKLLKMRPTLIWIKVIRGDAYFEIGRFKDAIDDYNVFIRLHPEYPEVYLRRGRALSSLGNFELAINDFTKTIELAPELVDAYILRAQSLKKIGRLKEAERDIQIASRISQSIKNNP from the coding sequence ATGAAACAGTTTAGGAATCCTGAATTTGCAAAAGCATATTACCAAAGGGGAATCAATTTTTTTGAAAAAGGGGATCTTGACCAGGCAATAGATAATTTTTTAAAGGCTGTTAGGCTCGATCCTGAATTTATTGATTTATTAATAAATTTAGGAAAGGCATTTTTACAGAAAAGCGATGCAAAGAAGGCTATTGATTATTTTTCTAAGGCAATAAAAATAGAACCCGAAAGATGGGAAATCTTTTTGCTAAGAGCAGAAGCATACGCCAGAATAGGTGATTTTACACATGAAATAGCCGATTATACAGCGGCAATAAGATTAAAGCCCGATGACCCCGGCATTTATGGTAAACGAGCAACAGTCTTTATGCAAACTAAAAGATATGAAGATGCCATTAAAGACTATACTAAGCTTCTTAAGATGAGACCTACACTGATTTGGATAAAGGTTATTAGAGGGGATGCCTATTTTGAAATCGGCAGATTTAAAGATGCTATAGACGATTATAATGTCTTTATTAGGCTTCATCCAGAATACCCAGAGGTATATCTAAGAAGAGGAAGGGCGCTAAGTAGTCTTGGAAATTTTGAACTGGCAATAAATGATTTTACAAAAACTATTGAGCTTGCACCTGAGCTGGTAGACGCCTATATCTTGAGAGCACAGTCCCTAAAAAAGATTGGGAGATTAAAAGAGGCTGAAAGGGATATACAGATAGCAAGTAGGATAAGTCAGAGTATAAAAAACAATCCTTAA
- a CDS encoding sodium:solute symporter family protein, whose amino-acid sequence MNIQTIEVLSIIGLYMLGCIILGIRSYRSGASASDYLMASREFKFFILFSAVFGANISAVTLIGIPGTSYHVGWITWAYFGTAWAWLSPLLFYTIGNRSWVLGKKYDIVTISELLGKRWESKGLQYFSAIFLLFYLIPYLMVGVIGGGRTLYGLTNGVIPYWAGSLVVTLVVCFYVFLGGMRGAAWVNALQTSIFLIGGIVIFFVIAYSLGGFGFATQTIADKYPELLNRSNMSWQRFFSYGIIVSLAVPVFPNVYSRLLTGKKPSELKKTVLLYPIAGLLIFILMAYAGMWGRIPIPGLKGATSDGILPMLLAKYAPAWIAGILGAAIFSALMSTLDSQLIAIGQIFLKDIIIPIRKSSALKQNDATIGRALVIFFAVIAFVGALIQPKSIINIIEWSFGGFACMFIPVVAALYWKRCGKIAVLGSIVVSQFLSIALPLGIVPKSMMYGMLPAFWAMVGGFITLVVLAYITPAQDRQFTKSFFSVFSTQSA is encoded by the coding sequence ATGAACATCCAGACGATAGAGGTTTTATCTATTATTGGTTTGTATATGCTGGGTTGCATTATTCTCGGTATAAGAAGTTACAGGAGCGGTGCAAGTGCATCAGACTATTTAATGGCAAGCAGGGAGTTTAAATTTTTTATACTTTTCAGTGCAGTTTTTGGCGCAAATATATCTGCCGTTACTCTGATAGGTATTCCCGGCACTTCCTATCATGTAGGGTGGATAACATGGGCATACTTCGGAACTGCATGGGCATGGCTTTCACCTCTTTTATTTTATACAATAGGGAATAGAAGCTGGGTGCTTGGAAAAAAATACGACATAGTGACGATATCAGAACTTCTGGGAAAAAGGTGGGAGAGCAAAGGGTTACAATATTTTTCTGCCATATTTTTATTGTTTTATCTGATCCCTTACCTAATGGTAGGCGTCATCGGTGGTGGAAGAACATTATATGGGTTAACTAATGGTGTGATTCCATACTGGGCAGGCTCCCTTGTTGTGACACTGGTTGTATGTTTTTATGTTTTTCTCGGAGGCATGAGGGGTGCTGCCTGGGTTAATGCATTACAGACATCCATTTTTTTAATAGGTGGCATTGTCATATTCTTTGTTATTGCATATTCTCTTGGTGGGTTTGGTTTTGCAACACAAACTATTGCAGATAAGTATCCTGAATTGTTAAATAGGTCTAATATGTCATGGCAGAGATTTTTTAGCTACGGGATTATTGTATCTCTTGCTGTTCCTGTATTTCCTAATGTTTATAGTAGGCTTCTTACCGGAAAAAAACCATCTGAGCTAAAAAAGACCGTCCTTTTATACCCTATTGCCGGGCTATTAATATTCATACTTATGGCATATGCAGGTATGTGGGGACGAATACCTATTCCAGGTCTTAAAGGAGCTACATCAGATGGTATTCTTCCTATGTTGCTTGCAAAGTATGCACCTGCATGGATAGCAGGTATTCTTGGTGCTGCAATATTCTCAGCGCTTATGTCCACTCTTGATAGCCAATTAATAGCCATAGGCCAGATCTTTTTAAAAGATATTATTATCCCCATAAGGAAAAGTAGTGCATTGAAACAAAATGATGCAACAATAGGGAGGGCACTCGTTATATTCTTTGCGGTGATTGCATTTGTAGGTGCTCTAATCCAGCCTAAAAGCATTATCAATATAATTGAATGGAGTTTTGGTGGCTTTGCCTGTATGTTTATCCCTGTTGTTGCAGCCCTTTACTGGAAACGCTGTGGCAAGATCGCAGTTCTTGGTTCAATTGTTGTGTCACAGTTTTTATCTATAGCCCTCCCCCTGGGAATTGTCCCAAAGTCTATGATGTATGGTATGCTTCCTGCATTTTGGGCAATGGTGGGAGGTTTTATTACCCTTGTTGTCCTTGCATATATTACCCCTGCACAGGATAGGCAATTTACTAAGAGTTTTTTCTCTGTGTTTTCAACTCAATCTGCCTAA
- a CDS encoding benzoate-CoA ligase family protein, protein MENKPEVFNIASELLEKNAVYRKNKTAIYCGNKKITYGELLENVNKFANILAELNISPRERVMIHLPDTPMFFYAFLGSIKYGAWPVPVNTMLNVDDYEYLLSDSEARVLVTEKESNAAKAKVNHLCYKLYVDDFLPYYLQKASGEAKTYPSRREDIAFWLYSSGSTGKPKGVPHRHIDMAHSADNYALSVLGLTQNDICFSVSKLFFAYGLGNGLAFPLRYGASVVLLPQPPSPENVIETVKNFKPTVFFGVPTQYNSVLKRMDDLEENPFQSIRICVSAGEALPPEIFKKWKEKTGLEILDGIGSTEALHIFISNRKGDVKPGTSGRVVPGYEAKVIDEEGNEMPEGEVGYLIIRSESVTKGYWNRPKDNQEKFLEGGWFKTGDMYSCSDGYFVYQGRGDDMLKVGGIWVSPVEIENVLVQHPIVHEAAVVGHEIEGLVKPFGYVCLNEGFRDRSDKDSLTGEILQFVSEKLPKYKWLRDVYVVEELPKTATGKIQRFKLRK, encoded by the coding sequence ATGGAAAATAAGCCCGAGGTTTTTAATATTGCCTCTGAATTGCTTGAAAAAAATGCAGTCTATCGTAAGAACAAGACAGCAATCTACTGTGGAAACAAAAAGATTACATACGGAGAACTCCTTGAAAATGTAAACAAGTTTGCAAATATTTTAGCTGAATTGAATATTTCACCAAGAGAGAGGGTGATGATACACCTGCCCGATACCCCAATGTTTTTTTATGCCTTTCTCGGAAGCATAAAATATGGAGCATGGCCTGTTCCTGTAAATACTATGCTGAATGTGGATGATTATGAGTATCTTTTATCAGACAGTGAGGCAAGGGTGCTTGTTACAGAGAAGGAAAGCAATGCCGCAAAGGCAAAGGTCAACCATCTATGCTATAAACTCTATGTAGATGACTTTTTACCATACTATCTACAGAAGGCATCTGGTGAAGCTAAAACCTATCCATCAAGAAGGGAAGACATAGCATTCTGGCTTTATAGTTCAGGAAGCACAGGTAAACCTAAGGGCGTGCCCCATAGACATATAGATATGGCGCATTCAGCAGATAATTATGCCTTATCAGTTTTAGGATTAACACAAAATGATATATGCTTTTCCGTAAGCAAGCTTTTCTTTGCCTATGGCCTTGGTAACGGTCTTGCTTTTCCATTAAGGTATGGTGCGTCAGTTGTTCTTCTGCCACAACCGCCAAGTCCAGAAAATGTAATAGAGACCGTAAAAAATTTTAAGCCCACAGTATTTTTTGGTGTCCCTACACAGTATAACTCTGTCCTGAAAAGGATGGATGATTTAGAAGAAAACCCTTTTCAATCAATAAGAATCTGTGTATCTGCAGGAGAGGCATTGCCACCGGAGATCTTTAAAAAATGGAAAGAAAAGACAGGCTTAGAAATATTAGACGGTATAGGTTCAACAGAGGCACTACATATCTTTATATCCAACAGAAAAGGAGATGTAAAACCAGGGACATCGGGAAGAGTTGTCCCTGGTTATGAAGCAAAAGTCATAGATGAAGAGGGCAATGAAATGCCAGAAGGGGAGGTGGGATATCTTATAATCCGTAGTGAAAGTGTTACCAAGGGATATTGGAATAGACCGAAAGATAACCAGGAAAAGTTTCTCGAAGGCGGATGGTTTAAGACTGGAGATATGTATTCTTGTTCAGATGGTTATTTTGTATATCAGGGAAGGGGCGATGATATGTTGAAGGTAGGTGGTATATGGGTATCACCTGTGGAGATAGAAAATGTCCTTGTCCAACACCCTATAGTCCATGAAGCCGCAGTTGTAGGACATGAAATAGAGGGTCTTGTAAAGCCATTCGGTTATGTATGTCTTAATGAAGGATTCAGGGATCGTTCTGATAAAGACTCTCTTACAGGTGAGATACTTCAGTTTGTCAGTGAGAAATTGCCCAAATATAAATGGTTGAGGGATGTTTATGTGGTGGAAGAACTTCCAAAGACAGCTACAGGCAAGATTCAGCGGTTCAAGCTGAGGAAATAA
- a CDS encoding sigma-54 dependent transcriptional regulator, whose amino-acid sequence MTKLKILIVDDEPSSLELLEGYLTDKGYEIECAKNGKECIEKVNAFLPQIVILDVRLPDMDGLLILESLKKQEDSPYVIIITAFHDMSTTIKAIRLGAFEYIPKPIDVDELEKAIERASEIIKLKNRRGNISIITEGDFQKNEIIGKTKEMNEIFKTIGILSTNRVNVLIEGETGTGKELVAKAIHFYSSYKDKPFIAINCSAIVENLLESEFFGHEKGAFTGAISFKKGLFEMAEDGTVFLDEIGELPIELQAKLLRVLQEKEFQHVGGSKIIKLNARIIAATNRDLESLIKQGKFREDLFYRLSVANIKIPPLRERKEDIPLILKYLIKKINMEIGSKVKHVEEKAMNRLIAYPWPGNIRELENVLTKAAIQTKGDTIIDNIIECLLNNHNGSNAKKLEKDRKKDLSPIETEKDLILSVLNEVKWHYGKACEILGISRPTLNKKMKFYGISFKPRQNF is encoded by the coding sequence ATGACCAAGCTAAAGATACTAATTGTAGATGATGAACCCTCATCCCTTGAACTCTTGGAAGGCTATCTTACTGATAAGGGTTATGAAATAGAATGTGCAAAAAATGGTAAAGAATGTATAGAAAAGGTCAATGCTTTCTTGCCGCAGATAGTTATACTTGATGTAAGGCTGCCTGATATGGATGGTCTTCTTATACTCGAGTCATTGAAAAAACAGGAAGATTCGCCATATGTAATAATAATTACTGCTTTTCATGATATGTCTACTACAATTAAGGCAATAAGGCTCGGTGCATTTGAATATATCCCAAAACCCATAGATGTAGATGAGCTTGAAAAGGCTATTGAGAGGGCCAGCGAAATTATAAAGCTCAAAAATAGAAGGGGCAATATCTCCATAATAACAGAGGGTGATTTTCAGAAAAACGAGATAATAGGCAAGACAAAGGAGATGAATGAGATATTCAAAACCATAGGGATCCTTTCCACAAATAGAGTCAATGTGCTTATTGAAGGAGAGACAGGGACTGGAAAGGAGCTTGTGGCAAAGGCGATACATTTTTATAGTTCTTATAAAGACAAGCCGTTTATTGCAATAAATTGTTCAGCTATTGTAGAAAACCTCCTTGAAAGTGAATTTTTCGGCCATGAAAAAGGTGCATTTACCGGTGCAATTTCATTTAAAAAGGGACTTTTCGAGATGGCAGAAGATGGAACTGTTTTTCTTGATGAGATTGGGGAATTGCCCATAGAACTTCAGGCGAAACTGCTTAGAGTATTACAGGAGAAGGAATTCCAGCATGTAGGAGGTTCAAAGATCATTAAATTAAATGCCAGAATTATTGCTGCAACAAATAGAGACCTTGAAAGTCTTATTAAGCAAGGTAAGTTTCGTGAGGATTTATTTTACAGGTTAAGCGTTGCAAATATAAAAATACCTCCTTTAAGAGAGAGAAAAGAAGACATTCCCCTTATCCTAAAATATCTTATAAAAAAGATTAATATGGAGATTGGAAGTAAGGTAAAACATGTAGAAGAAAAGGCAATGAATAGGTTAATTGCATATCCTTGGCCAGGCAATATAAGGGAACTTGAAAATGTTTTGACAAAGGCTGCGATTCAAACAAAAGGAGATACGATTATAGATAATATTATTGAATGCCTTTTAAATAACCATAATGGATCTAATGCTAAAAAGTTAGAAAAAGACCGAAAAAAAGATTTATCTCCTATTGAAACAGAGAAAGATCTAATTTTAAGTGTATTAAATGAAGTAAAGTGGCATTACGGAAAGGCATGTGAGATACTTGGTATATCAAGACCTACCTTAAATAAAAAGATGAAATTCTACGGGATATCCTTCAAACCTCGCCAAAATTTTTAA
- a CDS encoding PAS domain S-box protein has translation MLARLLEENRDNIIKVWVKRLKTEVSPKYSVLPVENLFKTITRVADANFYAITKNDFKPLDDAIQWIAKMRSRSGFSLTEIQKAFELYRTILIDFFNTKLEPKEIVHAIKKVNDILAHTIHRFSDYYQALHNAEINEYAKTLEKKVAERTKQLAESEKKYRVLVEKIRDGYFVNQDGKIVFANKAFCKMHGYTKKEVIGKEYIEFVSPKSIEEVKNIYYDRITKGVSKQQYVYYRLTKRGEFLPTENTVTLANYEGRIAAIGISRDITERVEMEKRMREAESLAHIGHLTTSLAHEIRNPLSSAKMSIQMILKNNDIHGTDRRRLEILSQQVLRLDRIVTEMLDFAKPIKFEFKENYLPDLIDNCLEVIDARIKEKEIMIKKFYSRDLPCVMIDREKMEQAIINLLLNSVDAVNIKGRIWISIKEMKRKKTVRLLIKDNGCGVDKNDLPYIFDPYFSKKPKGTGLGLANAKRIIESHKAIIDAYPGKNSGMCFIITFPVIAKIKKGKLKSQ, from the coding sequence ATGCTTGCCAGATTACTTGAAGAAAATAGAGATAATATTATAAAGGTTTGGGTTAAGAGGCTTAAGACCGAGGTTAGCCCTAAATATTCCGTCTTACCTGTAGAAAATCTTTTTAAAACAATAACCCGTGTGGCAGATGCAAATTTTTATGCCATTACGAAAAATGACTTTAAACCATTAGACGATGCAATTCAATGGATAGCAAAAATGAGGTCACGCTCTGGGTTTTCATTAACAGAGATCCAGAAGGCATTTGAATTATACAGAACCATCTTAATAGATTTTTTCAATACCAAGTTAGAGCCAAAAGAGATTGTTCATGCAATAAAAAAGGTAAACGATATTTTGGCACATACAATCCACAGATTCAGCGATTATTATCAAGCGCTGCATAATGCTGAGATAAACGAATATGCAAAAACACTGGAAAAAAAGGTAGCAGAAAGGACAAAGCAACTTGCTGAATCAGAGAAAAAATACAGGGTGCTTGTGGAAAAGATAAGGGATGGATATTTTGTAAATCAAGATGGAAAAATTGTGTTTGCCAATAAGGCATTCTGTAAGATGCATGGGTATACGAAAAAAGAGGTAATAGGTAAAGAATATATCGAATTTGTTTCTCCCAAGTCTATTGAAGAGGTTAAAAATATATACTATGATAGGATTACAAAAGGAGTTTCCAAACAACAGTATGTATATTATCGCTTGACAAAAAGAGGTGAATTTTTACCGACTGAAAATACAGTTACCCTTGCAAATTATGAAGGCAGAATAGCAGCAATAGGGATAAGCCGTGATATAACCGAAAGAGTTGAGATGGAAAAGAGAATGCGCGAGGCAGAAAGCCTTGCTCATATAGGACACCTTACCACATCGCTTGCCCATGAAATAAGAAATCCACTTTCATCGGCGAAGATGAGCATCCAGATGATTTTAAAGAATAATGATATCCATGGAACAGACAGGAGGAGACTCGAGATTCTTTCTCAGCAGGTCTTACGCTTAGATAGAATAGTGACAGAAATGCTTGATTTTGCCAAGCCCATAAAGTTTGAATTTAAAGAGAATTATCTACCTGATTTAATAGATAATTGCCTCGAGGTGATAGACGCAAGAATTAAAGAGAAGGAGATAATGATTAAGAAATTTTACAGCAGAGACCTCCCCTGTGTTATGATTGACAGGGAGAAGATGGAACAAGCTATAATCAATTTACTTTTAAATTCAGTAGATGCAGTGAATATTAAAGGTAGGATATGGATTAGCATAAAAGAGATGAAAAGAAAAAAAACAGTAAGGCTTTTAATAAAGGATAATGGCTGCGGTGTAGATAAAAACGACCTCCCGTACATTTTTGACCCTTATTTTAGTAAAAAACCAAAAGGAACAGGTCTTGGTCTTGCAAATGCTAAGCGTATAATAGAGTCTCATAAAGCAATTATTGATGCGTATCCTGGGAAAAATAGCGGCATGTGTTTTATTATCACCTTTCCTGTTATAGCAAAAATAAAAAAAGGTAAATTAAAGAGTCAATAA